The Panicum hallii strain FIL2 chromosome 9, PHallii_v3.1, whole genome shotgun sequence genome has a window encoding:
- the LOC112873529 gene encoding thioredoxin-like protein YLS8 — MSYLLPHLHSGWAVDQAILAEEERLVIIRFGHDWDETCMQMDEVLAAVAETIKNFAVIYLVDITEVPDFNTMYELYDPSTVMFFFRNKHIMIDLGTGNNNKINWALKDKQEFIDIVETVYRGARKGRGLVIAPKDYSTKYRY; from the exons ATGTCGTACCTGCTGCCGCACCTGCACTCCGGGTGGGCGGTGGACCAGGCCATCCTCGCCGAGGAGGAGCGCCTCGTCATCATCCGCTTCGGCCACGACTGGGACGAGACGTGCATGCAG ATGGATGAAGTGCTGGCCGCAGTTGCAGAGACTATAAAGAACTTTGCAGTTATCTACCTCGTTGACATCACGGAGGTTCCTGACTTCAACACGATGTACGAGCTGTATGATCCGTCGACCGTGATGTTCTTCTTCCGGAACAAGCACATCATGATTGATCTCGGGACaggaaacaacaacaagatCAACTGGGCCTTGAAGGACAAGCAGGAGTTCATCGACATTGTGGAGACTGTGTACAGGGGTGCCCGGAAGGGCCGCGGTCTGGTGATTGCTCCAAAAGACTACTCCACCAAGTACCGTTACTAA